One genomic segment of Motacilla alba alba isolate MOTALB_02 chromosome 1A, Motacilla_alba_V1.0_pri, whole genome shotgun sequence includes these proteins:
- the PPARA gene encoding peroxisome proliferator-activated receptor alpha isoform X2, which yields MINVIATAKFRKKIVISANTVVFKSAFQLECHIMPFVIHDMDTLCMAEKTLVAKLVANGIQNKEAEVRIFHCCQCTSVETVTELTEFAKSIPGFSNLDLNDQVTLLKYGVYEAIFAMLASVMNKDGMLVAYGNGFITREFLKSLRKPFCDIMEPKFDFAMKFNALDLDDSDISLFVAAIICCGDRPGLVNVGHIEKMQESIVHVLKLHLQNNHPDDTFLFPKLLQKMADLRQLVTEHAQLVQIIKKTESDAHLHPLLQEIYRDMY from the exons ATGATAAATGTGATCGCAActgcaaaattcagaaaaaaaatcgtAATAAGTGCCAATACTGTCGTTTTCAAAAGTGCCTTTCAGTTGGAATGTCACATAATG cCATTTGTTATACATGATATGGATACATTATGTATGGCAGAGAAGACCCTGGTGGCAAAACTGGTAGCCAATGGGATTCAGAACAAGGAGGCAGAGGTTCGAATCTTCCACTGCTGCCAGTGCACGTCTGTGGAGACTGTGACAGAGCTCACGGAATTTGCCAAATCCATCCCTGGCTTCTCCAACCTGGACTTGAACGATCAGGTGACGCTGTTGAAGTATGGGGTGTATGAAGCCATATTTGCCATGTTGGCCTCTGTGATGAACAAGGACGGGATGCTGGTGGCTTATGGGAATGGATTTATAACCCGGGAGTTCCTGAAAAGCCTGAGAAAGCCATTCTGTGATATAATGGAGCCAAAATTTGATTTTGCAATGAAATTCAATGCACTGGATTTGGATGATAGCGATATATCCCTTTTTGTTGCTGCCATTATTTGCTGTGGAG ATCGTCCTGGTCTTGTAAATGTAGGACACATTGAAAAAATGCAGGAGAGCATTGTGCATGTACTGAAACTTCACTTGCAAAACAACCATCCTGATGACACCTTCCTCTTCCCAAAACTTCTCCAAAAAATGGCTGACCTCCGACAGCTGGTCACAGAGCATGCTCAGCTTGTTCAGATAATCAAGAAGACTGAATCTGATGCACATTTACACCCTTTACTACAGGAAATCTACAGGGATATGTATTAA
- the PPARA gene encoding peroxisome proliferator-activated receptor alpha isoform X1 produces the protein MVDTENQLYPLTPLEEEDIDSPLSGEFLQDMENIQDLSQSLGDDSSGALSLTEFQSLGNGPGSDGSVITDTLSPASSPSSINFATAPGSIDESPSGALNIECRICGDKASGYHYGVHACEGCKGFFRRTIRLKLIYDKCDRNCKIQKKNRNKCQYCRFQKCLSVGMSHNAIRFGRMPRSEKAKLKAEILTGENYVEDSEMADLKSLAKRIHDAYLKNFNMNKVKARIILAGKTNNNPPFVIHDMDTLCMAEKTLVAKLVANGIQNKEAEVRIFHCCQCTSVETVTELTEFAKSIPGFSNLDLNDQVTLLKYGVYEAIFAMLASVMNKDGMLVAYGNGFITREFLKSLRKPFCDIMEPKFDFAMKFNALDLDDSDISLFVAAIICCGDRPGLVNVGHIEKMQESIVHVLKLHLQNNHPDDTFLFPKLLQKMADLRQLVTEHAQLVQIIKKTESDAHLHPLLQEIYRDMY, from the exons ATGGTGGACACTGAAAACCAGCTCTATCCTCTCACTCCCTTGGAGGAGGAGGATATAGACAGCCCTTTATCTGGAGAGTTCCTACAAGATATGGAGAACATTCAAGACCTGTCCCAGTCTCTAGGTGATGATAGTTCTGGAGCTTTAAGTTTAACAGAATTCCAGTCACTGGGAAATGGTCCAGGATCTGATGGATCAGTTATAACAG acaccCTTTCACCAGCATCCAGTCCTTCATCCATTAATTTTGCCACAGCTCCAGGTAGCATAGATGAATCACCCAGTGGAGCACTAAACATTGAATGTAGAATTTGTGGGGATAAAGCCTCAGGCTACCATTACGGAGTACATGCTTGTGAAGGTTGTAAG GGCTTTTTCAGAAGAACAATTCGTTTAAAACTCATCTATGATAAATGTGATCGCAActgcaaaattcagaaaaaaaatcgtAATAAGTGCCAATACTGTCGTTTTCAAAAGTGCCTTTCAGTTGGAATGTCACATAATG CAATACGTTTTGGACGAATGCCGAGGTCTGAGAAGGCCaagctgaaagcagaaattctaACAGGTGAAAATTATGTAGAAGATTCAGAAATGGCAGATCTCAAATCACTTGCCAAAAGAATTCATGATGCCTACCTGAAAAACTTCAATATGAACAAGGTTAAAGCCAGAATCATCCTTGCAGGGAAAACCAATAACAATCCA cCATTTGTTATACATGATATGGATACATTATGTATGGCAGAGAAGACCCTGGTGGCAAAACTGGTAGCCAATGGGATTCAGAACAAGGAGGCAGAGGTTCGAATCTTCCACTGCTGCCAGTGCACGTCTGTGGAGACTGTGACAGAGCTCACGGAATTTGCCAAATCCATCCCTGGCTTCTCCAACCTGGACTTGAACGATCAGGTGACGCTGTTGAAGTATGGGGTGTATGAAGCCATATTTGCCATGTTGGCCTCTGTGATGAACAAGGACGGGATGCTGGTGGCTTATGGGAATGGATTTATAACCCGGGAGTTCCTGAAAAGCCTGAGAAAGCCATTCTGTGATATAATGGAGCCAAAATTTGATTTTGCAATGAAATTCAATGCACTGGATTTGGATGATAGCGATATATCCCTTTTTGTTGCTGCCATTATTTGCTGTGGAG ATCGTCCTGGTCTTGTAAATGTAGGACACATTGAAAAAATGCAGGAGAGCATTGTGCATGTACTGAAACTTCACTTGCAAAACAACCATCCTGATGACACCTTCCTCTTCCCAAAACTTCTCCAAAAAATGGCTGACCTCCGACAGCTGGTCACAGAGCATGCTCAGCTTGTTCAGATAATCAAGAAGACTGAATCTGATGCACATTTACACCCTTTACTACAGGAAATCTACAGGGATATGTATTAA